A DNA window from Candidatus Roseilinea sp. contains the following coding sequences:
- the tpiA gene encoding triosephosphate isomerase, with amino-acid sequence MNKTVHEAYDLAIELITGLRAVRETEVALCPPFVALTAVKSAIANTMIRLGAQNMHDQDRGAFTGEISPVMLAGLADYVILGHSERRQHFGESDAFINRKVLAALRHGLRPILCIGETLEQNERGETEAVLARQLLAALAGVAAEDATKVVIAYEPVWAIGTGRAATADDAQQRCAFVRAQLRDLFGAPAEEMRIQYGGSVTPANAPEILRQPDVDGALVGGASLKADDFIAIVRAAKGNL; translated from the coding sequence ATGAATAAGACGGTGCACGAGGCCTACGATCTCGCCATCGAGCTGATCACCGGCCTGCGCGCTGTGCGCGAAACCGAGGTGGCGTTGTGTCCGCCTTTCGTGGCGTTGACGGCGGTCAAGTCAGCCATTGCCAACACGATGATTCGGCTCGGCGCGCAGAACATGCACGATCAAGACCGAGGCGCGTTCACCGGCGAAATCTCGCCGGTGATGCTGGCCGGCTTGGCCGACTACGTCATCCTCGGCCATTCTGAGCGGCGCCAACATTTCGGCGAAAGCGACGCTTTCATCAACCGCAAGGTGCTCGCTGCGCTGCGACACGGCCTGCGGCCCATCCTGTGCATTGGCGAGACGCTGGAGCAGAACGAGCGCGGCGAGACCGAGGCGGTGCTGGCACGGCAGTTGCTTGCCGCCCTGGCCGGCGTCGCCGCCGAAGATGCAACGAAGGTCGTCATCGCTTACGAGCCGGTGTGGGCTATCGGTACCGGCCGGGCGGCCACAGCAGACGACGCCCAGCAGCGCTGCGCTTTTGTGCGCGCCCAGCTTCGCGACTTGTTCGGGGCGCCGGCCGAGGAGATGCGCATCCAGTACGGCGGCAGTGTCACGCCGGCGAACGCGCCTGAAATCTTGCGCCAGCCCGACGTGGACGGCGCCCTGGTGGGCGGTGCGAGCCTGAAGGCCGATGACTTCATCGCCATCGTCCGGGCCGCTAAGGGAAACTTGTGA
- the rplI gene encoding 50S ribosomal protein L9, with protein sequence MKVLLLQDVYNLGLAGEVKTVADGYGRNYLLPRGLAVLATPAAVKRAERIKQAAIEKRAREKADVEALAQVLARMTLTFNVRVGEKGKLYGSITSAQIADAIAKNLGNPFDKRKVMLREPIREVGAYTVPVRLSAEVAPAVTVIVQQEGTANAAANPSAQAEPITPEVTPEAEKTEPAG encoded by the coding sequence ATGAAAGTCTTACTTCTGCAAGACGTGTATAACCTCGGCCTAGCCGGCGAAGTGAAAACCGTCGCCGACGGCTACGGTCGCAATTACCTGCTGCCGCGCGGATTAGCCGTGCTGGCAACGCCGGCGGCGGTCAAGCGCGCCGAGCGCATCAAGCAAGCCGCCATCGAGAAGCGCGCGCGCGAAAAGGCGGATGTCGAAGCGCTCGCCCAGGTGCTCGCCAGGATGACGCTCACCTTCAACGTCCGCGTCGGCGAGAAAGGCAAGCTCTATGGCTCGATCACATCGGCGCAGATCGCCGATGCGATCGCGAAGAACCTCGGCAACCCCTTCGACAAGCGCAAGGTCATGCTGCGCGAGCCGATCCGCGAAGTCGGCGCCTACACCGTGCCGGTGCGCTTGAGCGCAGAAGTTGCGCCCGCCGTCACCGTCATTGTGCAACAAGAGGGCACCGCCAACGCAGCGGCGAATCCGTCTGCGCAGGCCGAACCAATCACACCGGAAGTGACGCCGGAAGCCGAAAAGACGGAGCCGGCCGGCTGA